Proteins found in one Amycolatopsis aidingensis genomic segment:
- a CDS encoding class I SAM-dependent methyltransferase: protein MQTYDRIGVDYAKGRRTDPRWQTVIEDALGGARSVLNIGAGTGSYEPAGRTLLAVDPSAEMLCQRPGEAAPAVRAVAERLPVRDGAADAVLAVLTVHHWTEWRRGLAELRRVAPLRVVLAYDTRLHADYWFVREYVPELAERELARPSAADIAPVLGARRVVPLPVPWDCTDGVFPAYWRRPAAYLDPGVQRNCSALAQADPEALRRGLRRLRADLADGRWQERHRDLLDRTEFDAGFRLLISQD from the coding sequence GTGCAGACCTACGACCGGATCGGCGTCGACTACGCCAAGGGGCGCCGCACCGACCCCAGGTGGCAGACGGTCATCGAGGACGCGCTGGGCGGGGCGCGGTCGGTGCTGAACATCGGCGCGGGCACCGGATCCTACGAACCGGCCGGGCGCACGCTGCTGGCCGTCGATCCCTCCGCGGAGATGCTGTGCCAGCGGCCGGGCGAGGCCGCACCCGCGGTACGGGCGGTGGCCGAGCGGCTGCCGGTGCGCGACGGCGCCGCGGACGCGGTACTGGCCGTGCTCACCGTGCACCACTGGACCGAATGGCGGCGCGGGCTCGCCGAGCTGCGCCGGGTAGCGCCGCTGCGGGTGGTGCTGGCCTACGACACCCGGCTGCACGCCGACTACTGGTTCGTCCGGGAGTACGTCCCTGAGCTGGCCGAACGGGAACTGGCCCGGCCGTCAGCCGCGGACATCGCGCCGGTGCTCGGCGCGCGCCGGGTGGTGCCGTTGCCGGTGCCGTGGGACTGCACCGACGGCGTCTTCCCCGCCTACTGGCGGCGTCCCGCCGCCTACCTCGATCCCGGCGTCCAGCGCAACTGCTCCGCGCTGGCGCAGGCCGATCCCGAGGCCCTCCGGCGCGGACTGCGGCGGCTGCGCGCGGACCTTGCCGATGGGCGGTGGCAGGAACGGCACCGCGACCTGCTGGACCGGACCGAGTTCGACGCCGGGTTCCGGTTGCTGATCTCACAGGACTGA
- a CDS encoding IniB N-terminal domain-containing protein, translated as MQNADQTLHDFVLNLLTDATARSCFAEDPAGTLAGAGLSDVTAQDVQEVVPLVLDYAQLPAPVPGIDSLDGAGLPTEGAADAIAQLRAVAEAAGAPDVGSFTLSGEGSADGFTGVGSVRSETFEAGADADLTGSLSGVAGGVSGGTAEAGAFQANAAAGADGVTAGGEFGNAQVVGNGHLAASTDGVSAGFELAGTGFSVEGSGAGNTEEFAVGGSTMSPLGDYGFESAGEFGELGDLDLDTEALGRGGEAAGGTVATYVSSGGQAFADGVSTGAETVSGQLEDAGAGEAADAVRTGAETVSGQVSSATAEVPRTDDLTGGLDDLPATEVPDTGDLPELPELPELPDLAGRLPGELPELPVANPLPDVDLPETDPTAVTEQVTDTVTDTVGDSPLGQVTQQGADLPNPSGIADDLSLGG; from the coding sequence TTGCAGAACGCTGACCAGACCCTGCACGACTTCGTGCTCAACCTGCTCACCGACGCCACCGCAAGGTCCTGTTTCGCCGAGGACCCCGCCGGGACACTCGCCGGAGCCGGCCTTTCCGACGTGACCGCGCAGGACGTCCAGGAGGTCGTCCCGCTGGTGCTGGACTACGCCCAGCTGCCGGCCCCGGTGCCGGGGATCGACTCGCTGGACGGCGCCGGGCTGCCCACCGAGGGCGCCGCGGACGCGATCGCCCAGCTGCGCGCCGTGGCGGAGGCCGCCGGTGCCCCGGACGTGGGTAGCTTCACCCTGTCCGGTGAGGGCAGTGCGGACGGCTTCACCGGCGTGGGCAGCGTGCGCAGCGAGACCTTCGAGGCCGGTGCGGACGCCGACCTCACCGGCAGCCTGAGCGGGGTCGCCGGGGGCGTCAGCGGCGGCACCGCCGAGGCCGGCGCGTTCCAGGCCAACGCGGCGGCCGGTGCGGACGGGGTCACCGCGGGTGGCGAGTTCGGCAACGCGCAGGTGGTCGGCAACGGTCACCTCGCCGCGAGCACCGACGGCGTGAGCGCCGGGTTCGAGCTGGCAGGCACCGGCTTCTCGGTGGAGGGCAGCGGCGCGGGCAACACCGAGGAGTTCGCGGTCGGCGGTTCCACCATGTCCCCGCTCGGCGACTACGGCTTCGAAAGCGCTGGCGAGTTCGGTGAGCTGGGCGACCTCGACCTGGACACCGAGGCGCTCGGCCGGGGCGGCGAGGCCGCGGGCGGCACCGTCGCCACCTATGTCTCCTCCGGCGGCCAGGCCTTCGCCGACGGCGTTTCCACCGGCGCGGAGACGGTGAGCGGCCAGCTCGAGGACGCCGGCGCGGGCGAGGCCGCGGATGCGGTGCGCACCGGGGCCGAGACGGTGTCCGGGCAGGTTTCCTCGGCCACCGCCGAGGTGCCGCGGACGGATGACCTCACCGGCGGGCTGGACGACCTGCCCGCCACCGAGGTGCCGGACACCGGTGACCTGCCGGAGCTTCCCGAGCTGCCCGAACTTCCGGACCTGGCAGGCAGGCTGCCTGGCGAGCTTCCCGAGCTGCCGGTGGCCAACCCGCTGCCGGATGTCGACCTGCCGGAGACCGACCCGACCGCGGTGACCGAGCAGGTGACCGACACCGTGACCGACACGGTCGGCGACAGCCCGCTGGGTCAGGTCACCCAGCAGGGCGCCGACCTGCCGAACCCCTCCGGCATCGCCGACGACCTGAGCCTCGGCGGCTGA
- a CDS encoding nucleoside deaminase: protein MQDEAAVRAAIEAARAAVGTPDVPIGAAVFAPDGTLLATARNAREELGDPTAHAEVLALRAAARAHGDGWRLTGCTLAVTVEPCTMCAGALVLARVAKLVFGSWEPRTGAVGSLWDVVRDRRLNHRPEVRGGVLERECALLLEDFFAGHRPHSAG from the coding sequence GTGCAGGACGAGGCCGCCGTACGGGCGGCGATCGAGGCCGCGCGGGCCGCCGTCGGCACCCCGGACGTCCCGATCGGCGCCGCGGTCTTCGCCCCGGACGGCACCCTGCTGGCCACGGCCCGCAACGCGCGGGAGGAACTCGGTGACCCCACCGCGCATGCCGAGGTCCTGGCCCTGCGGGCGGCCGCGCGGGCGCACGGCGACGGCTGGCGGCTGACCGGATGCACCCTCGCGGTCACCGTGGAACCGTGCACCATGTGCGCCGGGGCGCTGGTACTCGCGCGGGTGGCCAAGCTGGTGTTCGGCAGCTGGGAGCCGCGGACCGGCGCGGTGGGCTCGCTGTGGGATGTGGTGCGGGACCGCAGGCTCAACCACCGTCCCGAGGTGCGCGGCGGCGTGCTGGAACGGGAGTGTGCCCTGCTGCTGGAGGACTTCTTCGCCGGGCACCGGCCTCACTCCGCAGGGTGA
- a CDS encoding TetR/AcrR family transcriptional regulator — MTEPQDGRRARGERKRAAIIAATLRVVERDGVAGVSHRAVAREAGVAGSAAVYYFATLDDLLVAALTAAAEDYARQLREIIDGGGDEIDGLAELIVAAAGPGRSRALAERELTLLAARRPALRGVARHWRDMVADVARKHTTDPRTVEAAVAAADGLCARVLLDAEPLSVAQVADLLRHAMRLS; from the coding sequence GTGACCGAACCCCAGGACGGCCGCAGGGCACGCGGCGAGCGCAAACGCGCCGCGATCATCGCGGCCACCCTGCGGGTGGTGGAGCGGGACGGGGTCGCCGGGGTCAGCCACCGTGCCGTGGCAAGGGAGGCCGGGGTGGCGGGCAGTGCCGCGGTCTACTACTTCGCCACCCTGGACGACCTGCTGGTGGCCGCGCTCACCGCGGCGGCCGAGGACTACGCGCGCCAGCTGCGCGAGATCATCGACGGCGGCGGGGACGAGATCGACGGGCTGGCCGAGCTGATCGTGGCCGCGGCCGGGCCTGGCCGCAGTCGCGCACTCGCCGAGCGCGAGCTCACCCTGCTGGCCGCCCGCAGGCCAGCGCTGCGCGGGGTGGCGAGGCACTGGCGGGACATGGTGGCGGATGTGGCGCGCAAGCACACCACCGATCCGCGCACCGTGGAGGCAGCGGTCGCCGCGGCCGACGGCCTGTGCGCCAGGGTGCTGCTGGACGCCGAACCGCTGAGCGTGGCGCAGGTCGCCGACCTGCTCCGGCACGCCATGCGGCTGAGCTGA
- a CDS encoding helix-turn-helix domain-containing protein yields the protein MSQPALPVLDGPTRQLCADIAERRLARPRLAVVAPGGYGKTAVLDHLDRDCARAGLPVHRFRPGTSRPEQGLVLVDDAHELAEPALAELAALATEGGAGLVLAARPWPLPDTLAGVLRGLAGQLVLRPLDHGGTATLLAATTGRPAPDRLIEFTRTQTGGIPGFVHRLGQALGRDPEPRIPEAALTGFRHELDRAGEDTLQLLLAAGTGTRLDAGLLAGLLDREPERVGEVLESARATGLLDLEGRLLPIGARALAVLVPAERRAALYQRLAGLLLQREAPVLHLARTLLDTGPGSGLGGPGSAAVFEAAAAEAIGSEPALATRLLDAAVAAGTRPADIGARRAAAAARAGELDTALRLADEVIATAGAPGRAEAARVAGTVLAHRGRLDRATRMHRWAGGTLDAACAAIGLLGTGRPGEAREALAGAPADEPPTLLATALTDTAEGLLASVAGAPTAALSTLVSAAEMLEPVGRTVLLPDSPAALGALVAIHSGELTIAETLLRDAGAARCGGDILAARHRLLLAWVAMLRGEAERAGALLAEAGTGLAPRDWLFAVALRVGLARRASDVAGLHRIWEQACTAVIRHPVDLFTLLPFGEFAVAAARLGDTERLAPHLRRASELCAALDHPPLWTWPLHWGGLHGAIIAERQEEAAAHADALSAGAGNGAYAAVLAAAARCWLAVVRGAVDQEQVEQAARGLHEAGLRWDGARLAGQAAIRTADRKAMVGLLEIARSMQGQPAQPEEPAVPAERGRLSERELQVAELVVAGLTYRQVGDRLFISAKTVEHHMARMRQRLGAASRAELLSRLRSVLEDRTGRP from the coding sequence TTGAGCCAACCAGCTCTCCCGGTCCTGGACGGACCCACCCGCCAGCTGTGCGCGGACATCGCCGAGCGGAGGCTCGCCCGGCCCCGGCTGGCGGTTGTCGCGCCCGGCGGCTACGGCAAGACCGCGGTACTGGACCACCTCGACCGGGACTGCGCCCGCGCCGGACTGCCGGTGCACCGGTTCCGGCCCGGCACGAGCCGGCCGGAGCAGGGCCTGGTGCTGGTGGACGACGCCCACGAGCTCGCCGAGCCCGCGCTGGCCGAGCTCGCCGCCCTGGCCACCGAGGGCGGCGCGGGACTGGTGCTGGCCGCGAGGCCGTGGCCGCTGCCGGACACCCTTGCCGGTGTGCTGCGCGGGCTCGCCGGGCAGCTGGTGCTGCGCCCGCTGGACCACGGGGGCACCGCGACCCTGCTCGCCGCCACCACCGGCAGGCCGGCCCCGGATCGGCTGATCGAGTTCACCCGTACCCAGACCGGCGGCATCCCCGGATTCGTGCACCGGCTCGGGCAGGCCCTCGGCAGGGACCCCGAGCCACGGATCCCGGAAGCCGCGCTGACCGGCTTCCGGCACGAGCTGGATCGCGCCGGGGAGGACACCCTGCAACTGCTGCTGGCCGCCGGGACCGGGACCCGGCTGGACGCCGGACTGCTGGCCGGGTTGCTCGACCGGGAGCCGGAACGGGTGGGCGAGGTGCTGGAGTCCGCCCGCGCCACCGGGTTGCTCGACCTGGAGGGCAGGCTGCTGCCGATCGGCGCCCGCGCACTGGCCGTGCTGGTCCCCGCCGAACGCAGGGCCGCGCTGTACCAGCGGCTGGCCGGGCTGCTGCTGCAGCGGGAGGCCCCGGTGCTGCATCTGGCCAGGACGCTGCTGGACACCGGTCCGGGGTCGGGGCTCGGCGGTCCCGGCTCGGCCGCGGTGTTCGAGGCCGCGGCAGCGGAGGCCATCGGGTCCGAGCCTGCGCTGGCCACCCGGCTGCTGGACGCGGCGGTGGCCGCGGGCACCCGCCCGGCGGATATCGGCGCCCGCAGGGCAGCGGCGGCGGCGCGGGCAGGGGAGCTGGACACCGCGCTGCGGCTGGCCGACGAGGTGATCGCCACCGCGGGCGCACCAGGGCGGGCCGAGGCGGCGCGGGTGGCGGGCACGGTGCTGGCGCACCGCGGCAGGCTGGACCGGGCCACCCGGATGCACCGGTGGGCAGGGGGCACCCTGGACGCCGCCTGCGCGGCCATCGGGCTGCTCGGCACCGGCAGGCCCGGCGAGGCGCGGGAGGCACTCGCGGGTGCGCCCGCCGACGAGCCGCCCACCCTGCTGGCCACCGCGCTCACCGACACCGCGGAGGGGCTGCTCGCCTCGGTGGCCGGTGCGCCGACGGCGGCGCTGTCCACCCTGGTGAGTGCCGCGGAGATGCTGGAACCGGTGGGGCGCACCGTGCTGCTCCCGGACAGCCCGGCCGCGCTCGGCGCGCTGGTTGCGATCCACTCCGGGGAGCTGACCATTGCCGAGACCCTGCTGCGGGACGCGGGCGCGGCCCGGTGCGGTGGCGACATCCTTGCCGCCCGGCACCGGCTGCTGCTGGCCTGGGTCGCGATGCTGCGCGGCGAGGCCGAGCGGGCCGGCGCGCTGCTGGCGGAGGCGGGCACGGGGCTCGCGCCGCGGGACTGGCTGTTCGCCGTGGCGCTGCGGGTGGGGCTGGCCCGCAGGGCGAGCGATGTCGCCGGCTTGCACCGGATCTGGGAACAGGCCTGTACGGCGGTGATCCGGCACCCGGTGGACCTGTTCACCCTGCTGCCGTTCGGCGAGTTCGCGGTCGCCGCGGCCCGGCTCGGCGACACCGAACGCCTCGCCCCGCATCTGCGCCGGGCGAGTGAGCTGTGTGCCGCACTCGACCACCCTCCACTGTGGACTTGGCCGCTGCACTGGGGTGGGCTGCACGGCGCGATCATCGCCGAGCGGCAGGAGGAGGCCGCCGCGCACGCCGACGCGCTCAGCGCGGGCGCTGGGAACGGCGCATACGCGGCGGTGCTCGCCGCGGCCGCACGGTGCTGGCTGGCGGTGGTCCGCGGCGCGGTGGATCAGGAACAGGTGGAGCAGGCGGCCCGCGGGCTGCACGAGGCCGGCCTGCGCTGGGACGGCGCGCGGCTGGCAGGGCAGGCGGCCATCCGCACCGCCGACCGCAAGGCGATGGTCGGCCTGCTGGAGATCGCGCGCTCGATGCAGGGGCAGCCCGCGCAGCCGGAGGAGCCTGCCGTGCCCGCCGAGCGCGGCAGGCTGAGCGAGCGCGAACTGCAGGTGGCAGAGCTGGTAGTGGCCGGGCTGACCTACCGGCAGGTGGGTGACCGGTTGTTCATCTCGGCCAAGACCGTCGAGCACCATATGGCCCGGATGCGGCAACGACTCGGCGCGGCCAGCCGGGCCGAGTTGCTGTCCCGGCTACGGTCGGTGCTCGAGGACCGAACGGGGAGGCCATAG
- a CDS encoding Hsp70 family protein, whose product MRYVLGIDLGGTRSKAAILRYGEQSWGDPQPVPLDGMPWMESVLHVCHEGTVLAGRAARQRAGAEPERIARGFLRRVGDDTPFVLGDHCYPAEVLTAVLAGWIADRVAEAERDEATRIAVTHPASWGAHRRGLLGEALHEAGLPGVLLLPNPVAVAEDHLGRHGMEPGSALLVCRIGGEQAEATVLRRTEAGFEPLAHGEQPGAGAELDDLLSTHVLARLAQQEPLPDAAMAGLRAACAGAKEQLSVSTEADLPAAGVRVTRAEFDALARPALAEAVRLARRTADAVPAGEPSAVVLAGGTARIPLVSELVESAFGQRPGIEADPAAAAARGAALATLAALSRTAGPVHPTDQVALVPAPEPEPELEPPPPRPPVEITPLEPPRSRLSARRRNRAAAKAEPAEQKDGS is encoded by the coding sequence ATGCGCTACGTCCTGGGCATTGATCTGGGTGGCACGCGCAGTAAGGCCGCGATCCTTCGCTACGGCGAGCAGAGCTGGGGCGATCCGCAGCCGGTCCCGCTGGACGGTATGCCGTGGATGGAGTCGGTGCTGCATGTCTGCCACGAGGGCACCGTGCTGGCCGGGCGGGCCGCCCGGCAGCGGGCGGGCGCCGAGCCGGAACGCATCGCGCGCGGGTTCCTGCGCCGGGTCGGCGACGACACCCCCTTCGTGCTCGGCGACCACTGCTACCCAGCCGAGGTACTGACCGCGGTGCTCGCGGGATGGATCGCCGACCGGGTGGCCGAGGCCGAACGGGACGAGGCGACCAGGATCGCGGTGACCCATCCGGCGAGCTGGGGCGCGCACCGCCGCGGCCTGCTCGGCGAGGCCCTGCACGAGGCCGGCCTGCCGGGGGTGCTGCTGCTGCCGAACCCGGTCGCGGTGGCGGAGGACCACCTCGGCAGGCACGGCATGGAGCCGGGCAGCGCGCTGCTGGTCTGCCGGATCGGCGGTGAGCAGGCCGAGGCCACGGTGCTGCGCCGTACCGAGGCCGGGTTCGAGCCGCTGGCGCACGGCGAGCAGCCGGGCGCGGGCGCGGAGCTGGACGACCTGCTCAGCACGCACGTGCTGGCCCGGCTCGCGCAGCAGGAGCCGCTGCCCGACGCGGCCATGGCCGGGCTGCGCGCGGCCTGCGCCGGGGCGAAGGAGCAGCTTTCGGTCAGCACCGAGGCCGACCTTCCGGCCGCGGGCGTGCGGGTGACAAGGGCGGAGTTCGACGCACTCGCCCGCCCCGCGCTCGCCGAGGCGGTGCGGCTGGCGCGGCGCACGGCCGATGCCGTGCCGGCCGGGGAGCCGTCCGCGGTGGTGCTCGCCGGTGGTACGGCCCGTATCCCGCTGGTGTCCGAGCTGGTCGAGTCCGCCTTCGGCCAGCGCCCCGGCATCGAGGCCGATCCCGCGGCTGCGGCCGCACGCGGTGCCGCCCTCGCCACGCTGGCCGCGCTGTCCCGTACCGCGGGTCCGGTGCATCCCACCGACCAGGTGGCGCTGGTGCCCGCGCCGGAGCCGGAGCCAGAGCTCGAACCGCCGCCGCCCCGGCCGCCGGTCGAGATCACCCCGCTGGAACCACCACGGTCCCGGTTGTCCGCCCGGCGCAGGAACCGTGCCGCGGCCAAGGCCGAGCCCGCCGAGCAGAAGGACGGCAGTTGA
- a CDS encoding DUF1989 domain-containing protein, whose protein sequence is MDATGTPPAAYQGGALDVDRELYRRIAAAERTPVSEFVLPIRSGLAWEVPAGHLCRIVAIEGPQVGDLNIWNRHNPRERLWASRTRQLQGAHVSTFDRLWSTLPYLRPLVTITGDSLEGYGVDADGGRVHDLLGTRCDPYVNRMLTGADFDFHCHSNLVRAVLPFGLTEFDVHDVLNVFQCTGLNAQDRYFMRACPARAGDHFEFFAEQDLLCALSTCPGGDLSVPMWGPHARDPIEVCRPLGVEVHRPDPAALAGWSPPAVAAYAGGHGLGFPAWS, encoded by the coding sequence ATGGATGCCACCGGGACACCACCCGCCGCGTACCAGGGCGGCGCGCTCGATGTGGATCGCGAGCTGTACCGGCGGATCGCCGCGGCGGAGCGGACCCCGGTGTCGGAGTTCGTGCTGCCGATCCGGTCCGGGCTGGCCTGGGAGGTGCCTGCCGGGCACCTGTGCCGGATCGTCGCCATCGAGGGTCCGCAGGTCGGCGACCTGAACATCTGGAACCGGCACAACCCGCGCGAGCGGCTGTGGGCCTCCCGCACCCGGCAGTTACAGGGCGCGCACGTGAGCACCTTCGACCGGCTGTGGTCCACCCTGCCCTACCTGCGGCCGCTGGTGACGATCACGGGGGACTCGCTGGAAGGCTACGGGGTGGACGCCGACGGCGGGCGGGTGCACGACCTGCTCGGCACCCGCTGCGACCCGTACGTGAACCGGATGCTCACCGGCGCGGACTTCGACTTCCACTGCCATTCCAACCTGGTGCGCGCGGTGCTGCCGTTCGGGCTGACCGAGTTCGACGTGCACGACGTGCTGAACGTGTTCCAGTGCACCGGGCTGAACGCGCAGGACCGGTACTTCATGCGGGCCTGCCCCGCGCGGGCTGGGGACCACTTCGAGTTCTTCGCCGAGCAGGACCTGCTGTGCGCGCTGTCCACCTGCCCAGGAGGGGACCTCTCGGTGCCGATGTGGGGCCCGCACGCCCGCGACCCGATCGAGGTCTGCCGCCCGCTCGGCGTCGAGGTGCACCGCCCGGACCCGGCGGCGCTGGCAGGCTGGAGCCCGCCGGCGGTTGCCGCCTACGCCGGCGGGCACGGGCTGGGTTTCCCAGCCTGGTCCTGA
- a CDS encoding dynamin family protein, with the protein MTAPPWLDVLDDTVRACTTHQRPDLVQRLRERRAQLLDGQLRVAVLGQAGQGKSQLINALVNAPVCATGDDHTTTVPAIVRHADSPAAVLVTDPVPDAGTGGPPALEATAGRRTVPIESATALANREAAGGVLRAEVGLPRKLLSSGLALIDTPPAVDPGALPSADATLLVSDATRELSTGELDLLAGVLELCPTVVVVLTKIDLVANWRRVAERNRARLARDGLRAPVVPVSANLRLAAARAGDRELAAESGFGELVRLLSQDLAGQAELLARRSVAALAGLAVEQLADQVRAEYTVTQQADTAELTARWHAASRELERLQRESARWQTLLSDEVADLTSDVEFDLRERTRRILHEVDDYFEVADPAKNWPEFAEWLRENLTAVAEANSGWLLDRFDWITRRLARLVARDTADSLPESAGRDGAFDHVGELRMPAVERFGIGQKLFVGMRGSYSGLLMFGLASTVAGLTLINPISIGAGVAFGAKSVFEERGNRLKRRQSAAKNAAHRYVDDFFLGYGKHSKDTTRLIHRALRDRFAGVAEELRAEISESAKGIKRLIDAETTERAARAQQLKLGMDELTLLRRRVHALGTVPAARRELTA; encoded by the coding sequence ATGACCGCACCGCCGTGGCTCGACGTGCTCGACGACACGGTCCGGGCCTGCACCACCCACCAGCGCCCGGACCTGGTCCAGCGGTTGCGGGAAAGACGAGCCCAGCTGCTGGACGGCCAGCTGCGGGTGGCGGTCCTCGGCCAGGCGGGCCAGGGCAAGAGCCAGCTGATCAACGCACTGGTCAACGCGCCGGTGTGCGCCACGGGGGACGACCACACCACCACCGTGCCCGCGATCGTCCGGCATGCGGACAGCCCGGCCGCCGTGCTGGTGACCGATCCGGTGCCTGATGCCGGCACCGGCGGGCCGCCCGCGCTGGAGGCCACCGCTGGCAGGCGGACCGTGCCCATCGAGTCGGCCACCGCGCTGGCCAACCGCGAGGCCGCTGGCGGCGTGCTGCGCGCCGAGGTCGGCCTGCCCCGCAAGCTGCTGTCCAGCGGACTCGCGCTGATCGACACGCCACCCGCGGTGGATCCCGGTGCGCTGCCATCGGCCGACGCGACCCTGCTGGTCTCCGACGCCACCAGGGAGCTGTCCACCGGCGAGCTGGACCTGCTGGCCGGGGTGCTCGAGCTGTGCCCGACCGTGGTGGTCGTGCTGACCAAGATCGACCTGGTGGCGAACTGGCGGCGGGTGGCCGAGCGCAACCGGGCCCGGCTGGCCAGGGACGGGCTGCGGGCACCCGTCGTCCCGGTCTCGGCGAACCTGCGGCTGGCCGCGGCCCGTGCCGGGGACAGGGAACTGGCGGCCGAATCCGGGTTCGGCGAGCTGGTCCGGCTGCTCAGCCAGGACCTCGCCGGGCAGGCCGAGCTGCTGGCCCGCCGTTCGGTGGCCGCGCTGGCCGGGCTGGCCGTCGAGCAGCTGGCCGACCAGGTGCGCGCCGAGTACACCGTGACCCAGCAGGCGGACACCGCGGAGCTGACCGCGCGCTGGCACGCCGCGAGCAGGGAACTGGAACGGTTGCAGCGGGAGTCGGCCCGCTGGCAGACCCTGCTTTCCGACGAGGTGGCCGACCTCACCTCCGATGTGGAGTTCGACCTGCGCGAGCGGACCCGCCGGATCCTGCACGAGGTGGACGACTATTTCGAGGTCGCCGACCCGGCGAAGAACTGGCCGGAGTTCGCGGAATGGCTGCGGGAGAACCTGACCGCCGTGGCCGAGGCCAACTCCGGCTGGCTGCTCGACCGCTTCGACTGGATCACCCGCAGGCTGGCCCGGCTGGTCGCGCGGGACACGGCGGACTCGCTGCCCGAGTCCGCAGGTCGCGACGGCGCCTTCGACCACGTCGGCGAGCTGCGGATGCCCGCGGTGGAACGGTTCGGCATCGGGCAGAAGCTGTTCGTCGGCATGCGCGGCTCCTACAGCGGCCTGCTGATGTTCGGGCTGGCCAGCACCGTGGCCGGGCTGACCCTGATCAACCCGATCTCCATCGGCGCCGGGGTCGCGTTCGGTGCGAAGAGCGTGTTCGAGGAGCGGGGCAACCGGCTCAAACGCCGCCAGTCCGCGGCGAAGAACGCAGCGCACCGCTACGTCGACGACTTCTTTCTCGGCTACGGCAAGCACAGCAAGGACACCACCCGGCTGATCCACCGGGCCCTGCGCGACCGGTTCGCCGGGGTGGCGGAGGAGCTGCGGGCGGAGATCTCCGAGTCCGCCAAGGGGATCAAGCGTCTCATCGACGCCGAGACCACCGAGCGCGCGGCGCGGGCGCAGCAGCTCAAACTCGGTATGGACGAGCTGACCCTGCTGCGCAGGCGGGTGCACGCGCTCGGCACGGTCCCCGCAGCCCGGCGCGAGCTGACCGCGTGA
- a CDS encoding DMT family transporter, whose translation MAHLLLLAAILAEVTGTIAVRFSDGFSRPVPSVVAVLGVVGAYFLLSQVLKQGMGVGVAYGIWAAMGVSLVAVIGIFLGDGLTWIQGLGVALVIGGVLALELGAAH comes from the coding sequence ATGGCTCACCTGCTGCTGCTGGCGGCGATCCTGGCCGAGGTGACCGGCACCATCGCGGTCCGCTTCTCGGACGGTTTCTCCCGGCCGGTGCCCTCCGTCGTGGCCGTGCTCGGCGTGGTCGGCGCCTACTTCCTGCTCTCCCAGGTGCTGAAGCAGGGCATGGGTGTCGGCGTGGCCTACGGGATCTGGGCCGCGATGGGCGTCAGCCTGGTCGCGGTCATCGGGATCTTCCTCGGCGACGGGCTCACCTGGATCCAGGGCCTCGGGGTCGCCCTGGTGATCGGGGGAGTGCTGGCCCTGGAGCTGGGGGCGGCACACTGA
- a CDS encoding CsbD family protein: MSLFDKAKDKAEQAVGSAKEKLGELTGNEELADSGKADQTSGEVKEAGHELKDKAAGAVQDVKDRFGNQER; this comes from the coding sequence ATGAGCTTGTTCGACAAGGCGAAGGACAAGGCCGAGCAGGCCGTCGGCAGCGCCAAGGAGAAGCTCGGTGAGCTGACCGGCAACGAGGAACTGGCCGACTCCGGCAAGGCCGACCAGACCAGTGGTGAGGTCAAGGAGGCTGGCCATGAGCTGAAGGACAAGGCCGCCGGTGCCGTACAGGACGTCAAGGACCGGTTCGGCAACCAGGAACGGTAG